One stretch of Nitrospirota bacterium DNA includes these proteins:
- the nifX gene encoding nitrogen fixation protein NifX: MKIAFATTDGVSVDEHFGRAGMFAIYEVSSEGYRFIEKRKFAEGRDTAVEETRGDEGQHDLIMQNKVERLSDCRIVYFTNIGSPSAARLVKKGIMPIKVKEVISIEGSLQKLLETIKTSPPPWLRKAINTQ, translated from the coding sequence ATGAAAATAGCATTTGCAACAACCGACGGTGTCAGTGTGGATGAGCATTTCGGCAGGGCAGGGATGTTTGCAATTTATGAAGTTTCATCTGAAGGATATAGGTTTATCGAAAAAAGAAAATTTGCAGAAGGCAGAGACACGGCTGTTGAAGAGACCAGAGGCGATGAAGGTCAGCACGATTTAATAATGCAAAACAAAGTGGAAAGGCTTTCTGATTGCAGAATCGTCTATTTCACAAATATTGGGAGTCCTTCAGCAGCGAGACTTGTGAAAAAGGGCATAATGCCTATAAAGGTAAAAGAGGTAATTTCCATTGAAGGGTCTTTGCAGAAACTTTTGGAGACTATAAAGACATCGCCTCCGCCTTGGCTTAGAAAGGCAATAAATACTCAATAG